The following coding sequences are from one Rhodobiaceae bacterium window:
- the ampR gene encoding HTH-type transcriptional activator AmpR, protein MFDWDDIRLFLAAARASTIRGAARDLGITHATVSRRLHSLEEKLGAKLFERTVDGHTLTSAGHSIMETAERAEREMATIDRKLFAQDTRMAGIVRLSIHDILFHSLLHTSLKEFQIKHPMIELDINATGRLANLAQREADLVVRATKTPPESAFGRKITHSPLAVFASKNYLKNRPKLDRWVKLTYGPSEKPPIPARTVVTVDSAYATARLVADGVGMGTLPCYQGDTFPGLYRVPEIDLIPDLDLWILVHADLRKTPRVRVLLNHLYKTLDDAKDLIEGKRPRPNPI, encoded by the coding sequence ATGTTCGATTGGGATGACATACGGCTATTTCTGGCTGCAGCTCGCGCCAGTACAATCCGCGGTGCAGCGCGAGACCTGGGCATCACGCATGCGACCGTTTCCCGACGCCTGCATTCTTTGGAGGAAAAACTTGGCGCCAAGCTTTTCGAACGCACCGTGGACGGACATACGCTCACCAGTGCTGGCCACTCCATCATGGAAACAGCTGAGCGAGCAGAACGCGAGATGGCAACCATCGACCGCAAACTGTTCGCGCAAGACACCCGCATGGCAGGAATCGTGCGCCTTTCTATTCATGACATTCTTTTTCACTCTCTCCTGCACACCAGCCTGAAAGAGTTTCAGATAAAACACCCGATGATCGAGTTGGACATTAATGCCACCGGTCGTCTCGCCAATCTCGCCCAACGCGAAGCGGACCTGGTGGTCCGTGCGACCAAAACGCCGCCCGAAAGTGCGTTCGGGCGCAAAATCACCCATAGCCCCCTCGCGGTATTTGCCTCCAAAAACTATTTGAAGAATCGGCCCAAACTTGATCGCTGGGTAAAACTCACCTACGGCCCCTCGGAGAAGCCGCCCATCCCTGCGCGAACGGTCGTGACCGTCGATAGCGCATACGCCACGGCACGCCTCGTCGCCGATGGTGTCGGCATGGGGACACTGCCCTGCTATCAGGGAGACACGTTCCCGGGTCTATACCGTGTTCCCGAAATAGATCTCATTCCAGATCTTGACCTGTGGATCCTTGTGCATGCGGACCTTCGTAAAACCCCACGCGTCCGCGTCCTTCTCAATCATCTTTACAAAACGCTGGACGACGCAAAAGACCTTATTGAAGGAAAACGTCCAAGACCAAATCCTATCTAA
- the aqpZ2 gene encoding aquaporin Z 2 has product MLNKLSAEAFGTFWLVLGGCGSAVLAAGFPEIGIGLLGVSFAFGLTVLTMAYAVGGISGGHFNPAVSVGLAVAGKFEWKDLGPYVVAQVVGGTLGALVLYLIVTGKADFTTTGGFASNGYGANSPGGFSMTSALIAEIVMTAFFLIIILGSTSKLAPENFAPIAIGLGLTLIHLISIPVTNTSVNPARSTAVAFFADNGAMAQLWLFWVAPIIGAVIGALLWKTLLSDED; this is encoded by the coding sequence ATGCTCAACAAATTATCTGCAGAAGCGTTCGGAACATTCTGGCTGGTTTTGGGAGGGTGTGGCAGCGCCGTGCTGGCTGCTGGTTTTCCAGAAATTGGCATCGGCCTGCTTGGCGTGTCATTCGCCTTCGGCCTCACAGTGTTGACCATGGCCTATGCTGTTGGCGGCATTTCAGGCGGACACTTCAATCCAGCCGTTTCTGTTGGCCTGGCAGTCGCTGGGAAATTCGAGTGGAAAGATCTCGGCCCCTATGTGGTGGCGCAAGTTGTCGGCGGCACATTAGGCGCGCTGGTGCTTTACCTTATCGTGACCGGCAAAGCCGATTTCACGACAACAGGTGGATTTGCCTCAAACGGGTATGGCGCAAACTCGCCCGGTGGCTTCTCCATGACCTCTGCACTCATCGCAGAAATTGTCATGACGGCGTTCTTCTTGATCATCATCTTAGGATCGACCAGCAAACTGGCACCAGAGAACTTCGCCCCCATCGCCATCGGCCTCGGCCTCACACTCATTCACCTGATCTCCATTCCCGTCACCAACACATCCGTTAACCCTGCCCGCTCGACCGCTGTGGCGTTCTTTGCTGACAATGGCGCCATGGCCCAGCTATGGCTCTTCTGGGTAGCCCCAATCATCGGTGCCGTTATTGGTGCTCTCCTCTGGAAGACGCTGCTTTCTGACGAAGATTAG
- a CDS encoding putative metal-dependent hydrolase: MSDTPKITPRDPGFSFAVDLPVYWHSDDPAISHFYNGLSLTFPEGERFFVDSVRHFADQITDPKLKSDVRGFAGQEAIHSREHVVYNQYLAKQGLEPEKIERLVTFGLRMGRKLPKKTQLAITCALEHYTALFAEAILENPKVMEGAHPQFANLWRWHALEESEHKAVAFDVFKAVDPGVRGYLRRIISMTLTTINFNLSALGNQIYLMKKSGELTNWRSWARSLNHLWGRDGVWRHVIKGVFSYYRPSFHPNDRDTDALVAKWRTWYAADIQSG, translated from the coding sequence ATGTCTGACACCCCAAAGATTACGCCCCGCGACCCCGGTTTTTCCTTCGCCGTCGATCTGCCTGTTTACTGGCACTCAGACGACCCTGCCATCTCTCATTTTTACAATGGCCTGTCCCTCACCTTCCCTGAAGGCGAGCGCTTCTTTGTCGACAGCGTGCGGCATTTTGCTGATCAGATCACTGACCCCAAACTGAAATCAGATGTCCGCGGCTTCGCCGGACAGGAAGCGATCCATTCGCGCGAACACGTCGTCTATAATCAGTACCTTGCAAAACAGGGGCTCGAGCCTGAAAAAATTGAACGCCTGGTGACCTTTGGGTTGCGCATGGGACGCAAGCTTCCAAAGAAAACGCAACTCGCGATCACCTGTGCCCTGGAGCATTACACCGCTCTCTTTGCAGAAGCTATTCTCGAAAACCCAAAGGTGATGGAGGGCGCCCACCCTCAATTCGCAAACCTGTGGCGCTGGCACGCCTTAGAAGAATCAGAACACAAAGCCGTTGCTTTTGATGTGTTTAAAGCTGTCGACCCAGGCGTCCGTGGCTATCTTCGCCGGATCATTTCAATGACGCTCACGACGATCAATTTCAACCTGTCGGCGCTCGGCAATCAGATTTACCTGATGAAGAAATCTGGCGAACTCACCAATTGGCGGTCTTGGGCACGCAGCCTAAATCACCTTTGGGGACGAGATGGTGTTTGGCGCCATGTCATCAAGGGCGTCTTCTCTTACTACCGTCCGTCCTTCCACCCCAATGACAGGGATACGGATGCGCTCGTCGCCAAATGGCGCACCTGGTATGCCGCTGACATTCAATCCGGTTGA
- a CDS encoding membrane dipeptidase (Peptidase family M19), with amino-acid sequence MKRFLIGVGVFLLVAYAVIYFFAPGLIEGSVNLVEEHEPYGIADDARDLHSTLTIIDLHSDTMLWGRNPLDRSSTGHVDVPRMVEGNMALQVFSSTTKSPAGQNYESNSADSRDQLTPVTVLGLWPIKSWTSIYERAVHQARELYAAEDEDPEALQVVTSRNDLDALLAARAEGKPVVGGILLTEGSHPLEGDLANVQKLYDEGYRIMGLQHFFDNRLGGSLHGQSGEGLTEFGRAAVSEMERLGIIIDVAHSSPAVVRDVLAVSNRPIIVSHTGLKGACHTKRNLEDDLMKEIAAKGGLIGIGFWDAAVCDYTPAGIVKSVRYGIDLLGVDHVALGSDYDGSTTVLMDAAEIPALTHEMLKAGFTEEEIRKVMGENAVRLLRDLLPQS; translated from the coding sequence ATGAAACGTTTTTTGATTGGTGTAGGCGTCTTTCTGTTGGTCGCCTATGCCGTAATTTACTTCTTCGCTCCCGGTCTCATCGAAGGCAGCGTGAATCTCGTTGAGGAACACGAACCCTACGGCATCGCCGATGATGCCCGCGATCTTCACAGCACGCTCACCATCATTGACCTCCATTCCGATACCATGCTGTGGGGTCGAAACCCGTTGGACCGCAGCTCAACGGGCCACGTAGACGTGCCCCGCATGGTCGAAGGCAACATGGCGCTTCAGGTGTTCTCTTCAACGACAAAATCCCCTGCGGGTCAGAATTATGAGAGCAATTCCGCAGACTCACGCGACCAGCTCACCCCCGTAACGGTGCTGGGACTTTGGCCAATAAAATCCTGGACCAGCATCTATGAACGCGCCGTCCACCAGGCACGGGAACTCTACGCAGCTGAGGACGAGGATCCCGAAGCACTGCAGGTTGTCACGTCACGCAATGATCTGGATGCCCTTTTGGCGGCAAGAGCCGAAGGCAAGCCAGTTGTCGGCGGGATTTTGCTTACTGAGGGTAGCCATCCGCTCGAAGGAGATCTGGCGAATGTTCAGAAACTCTATGATGAAGGCTACCGCATCATGGGGCTCCAGCACTTCTTTGATAATCGGCTTGGAGGATCTCTTCACGGTCAGTCCGGCGAAGGCCTGACAGAATTCGGCAGAGCAGCTGTGAGCGAGATGGAACGCCTCGGCATCATCATCGACGTTGCGCACTCTTCGCCAGCTGTTGTGAGAGATGTACTCGCCGTTTCAAACCGTCCGATTATTGTTTCCCATACTGGGCTGAAGGGTGCCTGCCATACAAAGCGCAACCTTGAAGACGATCTAATGAAAGAGATTGCTGCCAAAGGTGGACTGATCGGCATTGGTTTCTGGGATGCAGCCGTCTGCGACTATACGCCAGCGGGTATTGTAAAGTCCGTGCGCTATGGCATCGACCTGCTGGGGGTAGATCACGTCGCACTGGGATCTGACTATGATGGCAGCACGACAGTGCTCATGGACGCAGCGGAAATACCCGCCCTCACCCATGAAATGTTGAAAGCAGGCTTCACGGAAGAAGAGATCAGAAAAGTGATGGGCGAAAATGCTGTACGACTTCTTAGAGACCTCTTGCCGCAAAGCTAA
- a CDS encoding stringent starvation protein B, producing the protein MADDQMRYDVLTQKALLAVVRDALVIAATEGLPGEHHFYISFRTEAPGVDISDRLKSQYPEEMTIVLQHQFWDLKVGDEGFTVGLSFDKTPERLVVPYSALVGFFDPSVQFGLQFVPDGEEGAETPQDVFEAPIVPAEQKSEPGDEDHSGEVVNLDAFRKDR; encoded by the coding sequence ATGGCCGACGACCAAATGCGATATGACGTGCTGACGCAGAAAGCTCTGCTCGCCGTTGTTCGCGATGCCCTAGTGATTGCGGCAACAGAAGGCCTGCCCGGCGAACATCATTTCTACATTTCGTTTCGTACTGAAGCACCGGGCGTCGATATTTCTGATCGCCTGAAGAGCCAGTACCCCGAAGAAATGACGATCGTGCTCCAACACCAGTTTTGGGATTTGAAGGTTGGCGACGAAGGCTTCACCGTCGGTCTATCGTTCGACAAAACACCAGAGCGTCTGGTTGTACCTTATTCTGCTTTGGTCGGTTTTTTCGATCCAAGTGTTCAGTTTGGCCTCCAGTTTGTGCCAGACGGTGAAGAAGGTGCTGAAACACCACAGGACGTGTTCGAAGCGCCCATCGTGCCAGCTGAACAAAAATCAGAGCCCGGCGACGAAGACCATAGTGGCGAAGTGGTCAACCTCGACGCCTTCCGCAAAGACCGCTAA
- the fumC gene encoding fumarate hydratase class II: MKDTWGSLPAFLIYCPTAGEPDMSQTRTETDTFGPIEVAADKYWGAQAQRSLGNFKIGWEKQPMSVVRGLGIVKRACAEANMSLGNLDERIGNAIVEAAQEVIDGKLDDHFPLVVWQTGSGTQSNMNSNEVISNRAIEMLGGTMGTKDPVHPNDHVNMSQSSNDTYPTAMHIACAERIVHGLIPALKHLHAALVAKQKAFDHIIKIGRTHTQDATPLTLGQEFSGYAAQVASAIERIELTLPGLLQLAQGGTAVGTGLNAPIGFAEKVAENVASITGLPFITAPNKFESLAAHDAMVFSHGAINAAGAALFKIANDIRLLGSGPRSGLGELALPENEPGSSIMPGKVNPTQCEALTQVCAHVAGNNAALSFAGSQGHFELNVYNPMMAYNFLQSVQLLGDAAVSFTDNCVVGIEAREENIKAALERSLMLVTALAPTIGYDNAAKIAKTAHKNGTTLREEAVGGGFVSEEEFDAVVRPEDMIGPK, from the coding sequence ATGAAAGACACCTGGGGGAGCCTCCCCGCTTTTCTGATCTATTGCCCGACAGCCGGAGAGCCCGATATGAGCCAGACACGCACAGAAACTGATACTTTTGGTCCTATTGAGGTCGCTGCTGACAAGTATTGGGGGGCTCAGGCCCAAAGGTCTCTCGGGAACTTCAAGATTGGCTGGGAAAAGCAGCCCATGTCGGTTGTTCGTGGGCTCGGGATCGTCAAACGCGCTTGTGCCGAAGCGAATATGTCCCTGGGCAACCTTGATGAGCGGATCGGTAATGCGATAGTCGAGGCGGCGCAGGAAGTCATCGATGGTAAGCTCGACGACCATTTTCCTCTGGTCGTTTGGCAAACCGGTTCCGGCACCCAGTCCAATATGAATTCCAACGAAGTGATCTCAAATCGGGCAATTGAGATGCTCGGCGGCACGATGGGCACGAAAGATCCGGTTCACCCGAACGATCACGTCAACATGAGCCAGTCCTCAAACGACACATATCCAACAGCGATGCACATCGCCTGTGCGGAGCGCATCGTGCATGGTCTCATTCCTGCCCTCAAACATCTGCATGCAGCGCTCGTCGCCAAGCAGAAAGCCTTCGATCACATTATCAAAATCGGACGGACCCATACCCAGGATGCAACGCCGCTGACACTTGGCCAGGAATTCTCCGGCTATGCAGCACAGGTCGCATCAGCAATTGAGCGGATCGAACTGACCCTTCCGGGTCTCCTGCAATTGGCACAAGGTGGAACCGCTGTCGGCACCGGCCTCAATGCACCCATCGGCTTTGCTGAAAAAGTCGCCGAGAATGTCGCAAGCATAACAGGCCTGCCTTTTATCACTGCACCAAACAAGTTTGAGAGCCTCGCCGCACATGACGCCATGGTGTTTTCACATGGCGCGATCAATGCAGCAGGCGCTGCACTCTTTAAGATTGCCAATGACATTCGTCTGCTGGGTTCGGGCCCCCGCTCCGGTCTCGGTGAGCTGGCACTTCCAGAAAATGAGCCAGGCTCATCCATCATGCCGGGCAAAGTAAACCCAACACAGTGCGAAGCGCTGACACAGGTATGCGCCCATGTCGCGGGCAACAATGCAGCCCTCAGTTTTGCAGGCAGCCAGGGCCACTTTGAACTCAACGTCTACAATCCAATGATGGCCTACAACTTCCTCCAGTCCGTACAGCTTCTGGGCGACGCAGCCGTGAGCTTTACCGACAATTGCGTGGTCGGCATCGAGGCACGCGAAGAAAATATCAAGGCAGCACTTGAACGCTCTTTGATGCTCGTCACCGCTCTCGCACCGACAATCGGCTACGACAATGCGGCCAAAATCGCGAAGACAGCCCACAAAAATGGCACGACGCTCCGTGAAGAAGCTGTTGGCGGCGGGTTTGTTTCAGAGGAAGAATTCGACGCTGTTGTTCGCCCAGAAGACATGATCGGGCCAAAGTAA
- a CDS encoding ribbon-helix-helix domain protein — MSGQIKRSITISGHRTSITLERPFWDELKEIACREKVSVTELVRQIDSRRNASGSLTSAIRVYILEQLNKQRSEPHPG, encoded by the coding sequence ATGTCGGGTCAGATCAAACGGTCCATCACTATCTCCGGCCATCGCACGTCGATTACCCTGGAGCGGCCGTTCTGGGATGAGTTGAAAGAAATAGCCTGCCGGGAAAAGGTCTCTGTCACCGAGCTTGTGCGCCAAATCGATTCCCGCAGAAACGCGTCAGGGTCACTGACAAGCGCTATTCGGGTCTACATTCTCGAGCAGCTGAACAAGCAGAGATCCGAACCGCATCCAGGTTAA